In Paraburkholderia youngii, the genomic stretch TTTTTTCTATTCCTTTTGACACGCAAATACTTACTGGCTAGTATCGACCAAACTTTTTCGTAGACGTCTGATTTTTTGGCAAAAACTACCGACCAATGCAGCACAGAAACTTCACCCAGGCTTGCACGCGCGTCGTCGCCGGGATGTTCATTGGCGTCTTGATGGCAGCAGCTCCCGGCGCATTCGCCGATGAAGTAAGCGGTTTTAATCAGAATGCCTCGTATCCGACCACCAACGGCTCGGATCCTCTCTCCCTCCTCACTCCGCAACCCAAGGCTGCTAGCACCGAGAGCAGCGGCGCCAAATCATTCCTTTCCGGTATGGCCGGCAAAGCGGGTGACGTGGTGGTCGGCGCGCTGAACATGATCGGTGTTCGCTACCGTTGGGGCGGCAATACACCAGATTCAGGGCTTGATTGCAGCGGTTTCGTGCGCTACGTGTTCCAGGACACGCTCGGCCTCGCGCTGCCGCGTCGTGCCGAGGAAATGAGCCGGATGGGCGAGAAGGTGCGCGTCAGCGACCTGAAGCCGGGCGATCTGGTGTTCTTCAATACGATGCGCCGCACGTTCTCGCACGTCGGCATCTATATCGGCGACAACAAGTTCGTGCACTCGCCGTCCACTGGCAGCACGATCCGCGTCGACGACATGGATGACGGCTACTGGGAAAAGCGCTTCACGGGTGCGCGTCGGATCGAGACCTCGTATCAGGCCGACGATCTGCGCAAGCGCGTGACCGCGACGATCAGCGGAAATAACTGATTCCGCGCTGAGTCCGGCGATAAAAAAGCCTGCTTCTTTCGAAGCAGGCTTTTTGCATTTGATGCGCGAATTTTGCCCTGGTGGCGCACGGCGACCGTGCGCCACGAGGTTTTCACGCGCCCATGCGCCGCGCGGCGAGCTTGCGCTGCAATTCCGGCATCATCTTCGCGACCGCTTCCTCGCCGGCGAGGATCGCCGCGTTGCGCTGTGAGAAATCACTGCCGCTCATCGCCGCGAGATTCGGCCGGATCACCACGTCGGCGTACTTGTCGAGCTCGTAGGCCTTGATCGTCTGGCCCATGATCGTGAAGGTCTGCATCAGCACGTCGAACGAGCTCGTGGTGAGGCCGGTCTCCGGCCGCTGCGAGATATCGACGGCGATGACGAAATCCCCGCCCATCTTGCGCGCGAACGACGCCGGTACGGGGCTCACGAGACCCCCATCCACATACTCGTGGCCGCCGATCTTCACCGGCTCGAAAATCGACGGCACGCTGCACGACGCGCGCACCGCGGTGCCGGTGTTGCCGCGCTGGAACAGGATCGGCTGGCCGGTTTGCAGATCGGTCGCGACTACGCCGAGAGGCCTCGCCATCTTCTCGATCGGGCGGTTGTTCAGCGTCGTGTTCAGGTAGTTCTGCAGCGCGACGCCCTGCAGGAAGCCGCGCGTACGAAACGGCATCGCCCAGTCGCTGATCGACGCTTCGTCCATCGACAGCGCGAGCTTGTTCAGCGCGAAACCGTTCATACCCGACGCGTACAGCGCGCCGACCACGGAGCCGGCGCTCGTGCCGGCGATCAGGTCGATCTGAATATTGCGCGCCTCGAGCGCCTTGATCACGCCGATGTGCGCAAAGCCGCGCGCGGCGCCGCCGCCGAGAGCGAGCGCGACGCGAACCGGTTTCTGTTGCGCTTTTTCAGGCGGCGCAACGGCGGGCGTCGCGGTGATGGGCGCGCCATTGAGTTTGCCGTTGGTCGTGGTGCAGGCGGCAAGCACCGCGGATGCGGCCGCCAGCGAAAAGCTGCGGCGGCTCAAACTTGGGGATGAGGGTTTCAACGAGTTCTCCAGCTGCGGCGCGGGCGACGCAGGCGGCGTCGCGCGTACCGCGATCAGGCTGAGGTCAGGCCAGGCGTATCGCCGGCGGCGATTCCGCGCGCTGGAGAGTGTCCCGTTCCTATCGGATCGATGTGCGGGGCAAGCCCTTATATCAGCGCGCGCACATCTTAATGCAAACGATCAGCGCGCGCGGTCCGCTGTAATGAAACGTTGCAGAGGAAGTATTCGGAACTGGGGCCGCGTCTTTTCAAGATGAGTTCGGTGAGCGGAGGGAAGGTGCCTGCGCAGGTGTCCGGACGCCGTTCGCCCATGCGCCTTAGGCCGTTCGGACGAGGGCGGCAACCCGCGGGCGGAAGGTATAATTCGCCTCTTGCATCTATTTCCCTCGTGGCCGTGCGCGACATCGCGCGCAGCATGGGCACGCTTCGCTGCCGCGCTTCGCAGCCATGTTCGCTCGAGCGCCGGCGCCTGTTTTCCGAGTAACCGCTAATGACCACCTCCGTTCGTACCCGATTCGCACCGAGTCCCACCGGCTTCATCCACCTGGGCAACATCCGCTCCGCGCTGTATCCGTGGGCGTTCGCGCGCAAGATGAAAGGGACCTTCGTGCTGCGGGTCGAGGACACCGACGTCGAGCGCTCCACGACCGAATCGGTCGACGCGATTCTCGAGGGCATGGCATGGCTTGGTCTCGATTTCGACGAAGGCCCGTTCTACCAGATGCAGCGCATGGACCGTTACCGCGAAGTGCTGAAGCAGATGCAGGACGCCGGGCTCGTCTACCCGTGCTACATGTCGACCGAAGAGCTCGACGCGCTGCGCGAGCGTCAGCGCGAAGCGGGTGAAAAGCCGCGCTACGATGGCACGTGGCGTCCGGAGCCGGGCAAGGTCCTGCCGGAGCCGCCCGCGGGCGTGACGCCGGTGCTGCGCTTTCGTAATCCGCTGACCGGCGTGGTCGCGTGGGACGACGCGGTGAAAGGCCGCATCGAAATCTCGAACGAAGAACTCGACGACCTCGTGATCGCCCGTCCGGACGGCACGCCGACGTATAACTTCTGCGTCGTCGTCGACGATCTCGACATGCGCATCACTCACGTGATCCGCGGCGACGACCACGTCAACAACACGCCGCGGCAGATCAACATTCTGCGCGCGCTGGGCGGCGAGCCGCCGGTGTATGCACATTTGCCGACCGTGCTGAACGAGCAGGGCGAGAAGAT encodes the following:
- the gltX gene encoding glutamate--tRNA ligase gives rise to the protein MTTSVRTRFAPSPTGFIHLGNIRSALYPWAFARKMKGTFVLRVEDTDVERSTTESVDAILEGMAWLGLDFDEGPFYQMQRMDRYREVLKQMQDAGLVYPCYMSTEELDALRERQREAGEKPRYDGTWRPEPGKVLPEPPAGVTPVLRFRNPLTGVVAWDDAVKGRIEISNEELDDLVIARPDGTPTYNFCVVVDDLDMRITHVIRGDDHVNNTPRQINILRALGGEPPVYAHLPTVLNEQGEKMSKRHGAMSVMGYRDAGYLPEAVVNYLARLGWSHGDAEIFTREQFVEWFDLEHLGKSPAQYDHDKLNWLNAHYIKEADNARLAELAIPFFAELGIDEATLAQGPDLTGVVGLMKDRASTVKEIAQNSAMFYRTPAPDAESLAQHVTDAVRPALADLAAALKTVEWTKEAIAAALKATLGAHKLKMPQLAMPVRLLVAGTTHTPSIDSVLMLFGRDVVVGRIETALG
- a CDS encoding C40 family peptidase; this translates as MQHRNFTQACTRVVAGMFIGVLMAAAPGAFADEVSGFNQNASYPTTNGSDPLSLLTPQPKAASTESSGAKSFLSGMAGKAGDVVVGALNMIGVRYRWGGNTPDSGLDCSGFVRYVFQDTLGLALPRRAEEMSRMGEKVRVSDLKPGDLVFFNTMRRTFSHVGIYIGDNKFVHSPSTGSTIRVDDMDDGYWEKRFTGARRIETSYQADDLRKRVTATISGNN
- a CDS encoding patatin-like phospholipase family protein, encoding MKPSSPSLSRRSFSLAAASAVLAACTTTNGKLNGAPITATPAVAPPEKAQQKPVRVALALGGGAARGFAHIGVIKALEARNIQIDLIAGTSAGSVVGALYASGMNGFALNKLALSMDEASISDWAMPFRTRGFLQGVALQNYLNTTLNNRPIEKMARPLGVVATDLQTGQPILFQRGNTGTAVRASCSVPSIFEPVKIGGHEYVDGGLVSPVPASFARKMGGDFVIAVDISQRPETGLTTSSFDVLMQTFTIMGQTIKAYELDKYADVVIRPNLAAMSGSDFSQRNAAILAGEEAVAKMMPELQRKLAARRMGA